One segment of Microscilla marina ATCC 23134 DNA contains the following:
- a CDS encoding leucine-rich repeat domain-containing protein, protein MIIEANYISKIEKLLNSDDEVNHVIAFQIMSEMGAPIDLYPIMTNQTSKMQLCMQYGFRNVIAKRRVYMPDEFVLTTICIELSLPYGTPLRYQDLWRLEKLQIPEYPLRNHFTFGLEDDATCLDGLQFATQLKELSIVNHEMDKSELTVLQHLTNLEILKLKGISLEVFRMKNIQNWKPIGHLLQLKELHLVDCQLEDLAFLPKSMSQLEHLNLQHNHITNLIGLIDNPAIQYCQLDVRNNPLNANDLPWQLECLKMRKVEVLY, encoded by the coding sequence GCTACTAAACAGTGACGATGAGGTCAATCACGTGATAGCTTTTCAGATTATGAGCGAAATGGGTGCCCCTATTGACCTGTACCCGATAATGACCAACCAAACTTCTAAAATGCAATTGTGTATGCAATATGGTTTTAGAAACGTGATAGCTAAAAGAAGGGTGTATATGCCCGATGAGTTTGTGCTGACTACTATATGCATTGAACTGTCTTTGCCTTATGGCACACCATTGCGCTACCAAGATCTTTGGCGTTTGGAAAAACTGCAAATACCAGAATATCCCTTAAGAAACCATTTTACTTTTGGACTGGAGGATGATGCCACCTGTTTAGACGGTTTACAGTTTGCGACACAGCTCAAAGAGTTGAGCATTGTAAACCACGAAATGGACAAAAGTGAACTTACAGTATTGCAACACTTGACAAATCTGGAAATATTAAAACTGAAAGGGATTAGTCTTGAGGTTTTTCGGATGAAAAATATCCAAAACTGGAAACCAATAGGGCACTTGCTCCAGCTCAAAGAGTTGCATTTGGTAGATTGCCAACTGGAGGATTTAGCATTTTTGCCCAAAAGTATGTCACAACTAGAGCATTTGAATCTACAGCACAATCATATTACAAACTTGATAGGTTTGATTGATAACCCAGCCATTCAATATTGCCAATTAGACGTAAGGAACAATCCTTTAAACGCCAATGATCTGCCCTGGCAATTAGAATGCCTCAAGATGCGTAAGGTAGAGGTATTGTATTGA